The following nucleotide sequence is from Ensifer adhaerens.
ACATGTCCTCGACTTCCGCATGCACGGCGCGCACGTCGACCTTGAGCGTGCCGAGCCGGGCGTTGGCGGCGTCGATGCGTTTCTGCGCGGCGGCGGTCAGCGGGCTTGCCGCCTTGGCTGCCGCTTCGCTTTCGGCGAGATCACCATGGCTGTGGAGCGCGATGTCGAAGCCGGCATCGAGCACCTGGCGAACACGCTCCGGCAGGGTGCCGCGCAGCGATTCCATGAAGATGCAGTCGGAGATGAGGACGCCGTCATAGCCCATGTTGTTGCGGATGACGTCGTGCATGATCGGCGAGATGGACGCCGGCAGTTCCTTGTCGAAGGCCGAGTAAACGACGTGGGCGACCATGGCCCAGGGCGTGTCACGCAGGGCGACGAAGGGCTTGAAATCGGTGGACGTCAGCAATTCACGCGAGGCGTCGACGACCGGGCGCTCCTTGTGCGAATCGAGCGTCGCGCGGCCATGGCCGGGAATGTGCTTCATGATCGGCATGTTGCCGGTCTCGAGCAGGCCGTCGACCACTTCGCGGCCGAGTGCGGCGATGAAGTCCGGGTCGGCGCCGAAGGCGCGGGCGCCAATGACGGAGCTCGTCGTCGAGAAGACGAGGTCGAGCACCGGCGAGCAGCCGCTCGTCAGGCCAAGATCGGTCATCATCGTGCCCATGGCCTGGCTTGACAGGCGCAGGGCCTTCTTGCCGAGGGCATAGTCACGGCGGGCGAGTTCGGCGAATTCGCCGAAGGAGCGGAACAGCGGCCAGGGGCCGGCGTCGAGATGCTGAACGCGTCCGCCTTCCTGGTCGGTGAAGACGGGAGCGTCTTCGCGGCCGACGGCTTCGCGGAAGCGTTCGATCAGAGCCTTTGCCTGCTGCGGATCACGCAGGTTACGGCGGCCAACGAAGAGACCGAGCGGGTTGGTTTCGCGAAACAGGGCGAACTCGTCGTCCGAAAGCGTAGGGTTCGGAAGACCGACAAAAAGGGCGAGGGGTGTCGAGGACATTCAGAGGCTCCGAGATTGGAATTATTTGGAGGGGCGGCGCAGCATGCCCTGGTAGATCCCCTTGTCGGGGGCGGGGATCGGCACGGCGCCTACGGTCTTTGCGTAGAAATCGACCGGGCCGGCGTCGCCGATGAAGGCATAGGCGTGGCCAAGCGTCTTCATGGTGTCGAGGCAATCGGAAAGCAGGGCGACGCCGATGCCCTTGCCGCGGGCGACGGGATCGACGCCAGTCGGGCCGAAGAAGCCGGGAGCGGTCGTGTCGTAGCAGGCGAAGCCGACGAGCTTGCCGTCGTCAACCGCGATAAGACAGGCGACGGGCCTGCGCGTGAAGGCGACAGTCACCTCGCTCGCCCAGTTCTCGCTGAAATTCTCCCGAACCCAGCCGACGACCAGGCCCATTTCCGGCGGCAAGGCGGGACGGATCGTCACCTTGTCGGTTTTTGTTCTGCGCTTGAGTTCACCGAGGATCGGCGAATACAAGCTCACCAGCATGTCAGGCATATGCTCCTCCACATATTCCTTTATTAAGGAATTGCTGCCTTTGTAATGCAATAGATGGAGCCAACCGGACCGGCTTGTCAATCGCCAATCGTCAGTTTTGGGGGTCTATCTGCGTTCAGCAGGTGCCTATGTGAGCCGATGAAACGTTTCCACGGCCGTTCGCGATGCATAAATTCA
It contains:
- a CDS encoding glycoside hydrolase family 3 N-terminal domain-containing protein; this encodes MSSTPLALFVGLPNPTLSDDEFALFRETNPLGLFVGRRNLRDPQQAKALIERFREAVGREDAPVFTDQEGGRVQHLDAGPWPLFRSFGEFAELARRDYALGKKALRLSSQAMGTMMTDLGLTSGCSPVLDLVFSTTSSVIGARAFGADPDFIAALGREVVDGLLETGNMPIMKHIPGHGRATLDSHKERPVVDASRELLTSTDFKPFVALRDTPWAMVAHVVYSAFDKELPASISPIMHDVIRNNMGYDGVLISDCIFMESLRGTLPERVRQVLDAGFDIALHSHGDLAESEAAAKAASPLTAAAQKRIDAANARLGTLKVDVRAVHAEVEDMFNSALVA
- a CDS encoding GNAT family N-acetyltransferase; amino-acid sequence: MPDMLVSLYSPILGELKRRTKTDKVTIRPALPPEMGLVVGWVRENFSENWASEVTVAFTRRPVACLIAVDDGKLVGFACYDTTAPGFFGPTGVDPVARGKGIGVALLSDCLDTMKTLGHAYAFIGDAGPVDFYAKTVGAVPIPAPDKGIYQGMLRRPSK